In the Mycoplasmoides gallisepticum genome, one interval contains:
- a CDS encoding S8 family peptidase has protein sequence MNEILKLRVNFSDAKPNPVRASAANIPKYQSVDLKKIEDLKNDLNYVIEYWNNVNQSLPIKPLINIHYKELIAKSNRIKGLLDNSSQKNNESVVGAKFSDDDKHKHIITHCVEKKVLVNALKRIQNVIYIFKKQFKNKITHDDIIKINSGQYNELFNNDQNQSVSKSSFINIIVDAYYVEKISVQEEVSEIARNNGLITIYKTGYDLKKLLNHLGLDILDSQIIDETTLMLEPRNYEILRLKAPQLISMAVSDISLIDNLPSIGLNNEWQIKIDDPKDEPIIGVIDTLFDKNVYFSKWVEYEEHIPVGVTKSTRDYFHGTAVSSIIVDGPSFNKKELNDGCGRFRVKHFGVALADKFNTSTLMRKIEEIVKQNKHKIKVWNLSLGSAHEINNNFISWEGSILDKIQYEHDVIFVVAGTNKHEKFPVEKIGAPADSINSLIVNSVDHRKNPSIFSRRGKVLSFFNKPDISYYGEGIRTCTPIGEDICQGTSFAAPWIARKLAYLIYVLDFSIEEAKALIIDSAIKWPSYKQVNKDERETINKEELIGYGVVPIKIDDIVKTATEDIKIVISGVAEEFNTYFHNIPIPHQNNQQPFIARATLCYLTKCSRNQGVDYTDTELDFKFGQVRVDKNENERIDDLKKNKQSEDKNLNLREKKVRSEYRKWDNVKHISETLYTPKGYKKKPRNGTNSWGISIKKKNRSTNSQSESIKFGLVITLKEINGLNKINDFLNLCQMNNLIVHKVNIKKHVDIKEKAKEDINFE, from the coding sequence ATGAATGAAATATTAAAATTAAGAGTTAATTTCTCAGATGCAAAACCTAATCCTGTTAGAGCTAGTGCTGCTAATATTCCTAAATATCAATCTGTTGATCTTAAGAAAATTGAAGATCTCAAAAATGATTTAAACTATGTTATTGAATACTGAAATAATGTTAATCAATCCTTACCAATTAAACCACTAATCAACATCCACTATAAAGAACTCATTGCTAAAAGCAATAGAATTAAAGGATTATTAGACAACAGTAGTCAAAAAAATAATGAAAGTGTAGTTGGTGCTAAATTTAGTGATGATGATAAACATAAACACATAATCACCCATTGTGTCGAAAAAAAGGTTTTAGTAAATGCACTAAAAAGAATACAGAACGTTATCTATATTTTTAAAAAACAATTTAAAAATAAAATAACTCATGACGATATTATCAAGATAAATTCTGGTCAATACAATGAATTATTTAATAATGATCAAAACCAATCAGTTAGTAAATCTTCATTTATAAATATCATTGTTGATGCTTATTATGTTGAAAAAATTAGTGTCCAAGAAGAAGTTAGTGAAATTGCTAGAAATAACGGTTTAATTACTATTTATAAAACTGGTTATGATCTAAAAAAACTTTTAAACCACTTAGGTTTAGATATTTTAGATAGTCAGATTATTGATGAAACCACTTTAATGCTTGAACCCAGGAACTATGAAATATTAAGACTAAAAGCTCCACAATTAATCTCAATGGCTGTTAGTGATATTTCACTTATTGATAACTTGCCATCAATAGGTCTTAATAATGAATGACAAATAAAGATCGATGATCCAAAAGATGAACCAATCATTGGAGTTATTGATACCTTATTTGATAAGAATGTATATTTCTCTAAATGAGTTGAGTATGAAGAACATATCCCTGTAGGTGTAACTAAATCAACAAGAGATTACTTTCATGGAACAGCTGTCTCATCAATTATTGTTGATGGTCCATCGTTTAACAAAAAAGAATTGAATGATGGTTGTGGTAGATTTAGGGTTAAGCATTTTGGGGTAGCTTTAGCTGATAAATTTAATACATCAACGTTAATGAGAAAGATCGAAGAGATCGTCAAACAAAATAAACACAAGATCAAGGTTTGAAATCTTTCATTAGGTTCTGCGCATGAAATTAATAATAATTTTATTTCTTGAGAAGGATCAATTTTAGATAAGATCCAATATGAGCATGATGTGATCTTTGTTGTCGCTGGAACAAATAAACATGAAAAATTTCCTGTTGAAAAAATTGGTGCTCCAGCAGATTCAATTAACTCGTTAATTGTTAATTCGGTTGATCATAGAAAAAACCCATCAATTTTTTCTAGAAGGGGTAAGGTATTATCGTTTTTTAACAAACCAGATATCAGTTATTATGGTGAAGGGATCCGAACATGTACGCCGATTGGTGAAGACATCTGTCAGGGAACCTCATTTGCTGCTCCATGAATTGCTAGAAAACTGGCTTATCTAATCTATGTATTAGATTTTTCAATTGAAGAAGCTAAAGCATTGATTATTGATTCAGCAATAAAGTGACCTTCTTATAAACAAGTAAATAAGGATGAAAGAGAAACCATAAATAAAGAAGAACTAATTGGCTATGGTGTTGTCCCAATTAAGATCGATGATATTGTCAAAACAGCAACAGAAGATATCAAAATCGTTATTAGTGGTGTAGCTGAAGAATTCAATACTTACTTTCACAATATTCCGATCCCTCACCAAAATAACCAACAACCATTCATCGCTAGAGCCACGCTTTGCTATCTAACTAAATGTTCAAGAAATCAAGGGGTTGATTATACTGATACTGAACTTGATTTTAAGTTTGGTCAAGTGCGTGTTGATAAAAACGAAAATGAAAGAATTGATGATCTAAAAAAGAATAAACAATCCGAAGATAAAAATCTTAATTTGCGTGAAAAGAAAGTTAGATCTGAATATCGTAAGTGAGATAACGTTAAACATATATCTGAAACATTATACACACCTAAAGGTTATAAGAAAAAACCAAGAAACGGAACTAATAGTTGAGGTATAAGTATCAAGAAGAAGAACCGTTCAACTAATAGTCAATCTGAAAGTATTAAGTTTGGTCTTGTAATAACGCTAAAAGAGATAAACGGCTTAAACAAAATTAATGATTTCCTTAATTTGTGTCAAATGAATAATCTGATTGTTCATAAAGTCAATATTAAGAAACATGTTGATATTAAAGAAAAAGCTAAAGAAGATATTAATTTTGAATAA
- a CDS encoding ATP-binding protein — protein MKKETVINLIRYYTENDDYRFRNEAYEVARAFDKAGDRELAEYIMALLSDGLSFAPQINEDNLVFLKKIKVNGDPLPLPKQIESDLLGIVNALKSGVNKFLFQGSPGTGKTESVKHLARILGRDCYVVDFDTLIDSKLGQTTRNISNLFQEINKYLIAQKSVILFDEIDALALDRTNSRDVREMGRATTSVLKGLDNLDPNVLLIATTNLYNHFDKALTRRFDYIINFNRYEKEDLIRISEILLNSYLPKFKHASSNVRLFKKIISSMSDIPYPGDLKNLIRSSLAFSNPNDEYDYLKRLYIAVNNEDESEISLNNIQDKGFTVREIEILTGISKSKVARELKSR, from the coding sequence ATGAAAAAAGAAACGGTTATAAATTTAATTAGGTATTATACAGAAAACGATGACTATCGTTTTAGAAATGAAGCATACGAAGTAGCTAGAGCTTTTGATAAAGCTGGTGATCGGGAGTTAGCTGAATACATCATGGCTTTATTATCTGACGGTCTTAGTTTTGCTCCTCAGATTAATGAAGATAACTTGGTTTTTCTTAAAAAGATCAAAGTCAATGGTGATCCATTACCATTGCCTAAGCAAATTGAATCTGATCTTTTAGGGATTGTTAATGCGCTTAAGAGTGGTGTTAATAAATTTTTATTCCAAGGATCACCTGGTACGGGTAAAACTGAAAGTGTTAAACACCTTGCAAGAATTTTAGGTAGGGATTGCTATGTTGTTGATTTCGACACATTAATTGATAGTAAACTAGGTCAAACAACAAGAAATATTAGCAATTTATTTCAAGAAATAAATAAATATTTAATTGCCCAAAAATCTGTTATTTTATTTGATGAAATTGATGCTTTAGCATTAGATCGAACTAATTCAAGAGACGTCAGAGAAATGGGAAGAGCTACTACATCAGTACTAAAAGGATTAGATAACTTAGATCCTAATGTTTTATTAATTGCCACAACCAATTTATATAACCATTTCGATAAAGCTTTAACCCGAAGATTTGATTACATAATTAATTTTAACCGCTATGAAAAAGAAGATCTAATAAGAATTTCTGAAATATTATTAAATAGTTATTTGCCTAAATTTAAACATGCATCAAGCAATGTCAGATTGTTTAAAAAAATCATCTCATCAATGAGCGATATTCCTTATCCTGGTGATCTGAAAAATCTGATTCGATCATCCTTAGCATTTAGTAACCCTAATGATGAATATGATTACTTAAAACGTTTATATATAGCGGTTAATAATGAGGATGAAAGTGAGATAAGTCTTAATAATATTCAAGATAAAGGATTTACAGTAAGAGAGATCGAGATTTTAACAGGCATTTCAAAAAGCAAGGTAGCAAGAGAGTTAAAAAGTAGATAA
- a CDS encoding type I restriction-modification system subunit M: MTKQELAREIWAMANEMRGNIEANDYKDYILGFLFYKYLSDKQDEYFASKNVVKDEDKKQYLVALAEAEKKGIASIIHKCKKDLGYYIAYENLFSTWIKNYNPGDDLSDKVSTALNSFERSILEKYEESFKDIFKDLQVGIQKLGNTAYERSEAIWNICNLINKIPITSKQDYDILGFVYEYLISMFAANAGKKAGEFYTPHEVSQLMSVIAANHLKGLKNVSIYDPTSGSGSLLITLGRELKKIDKNVKIQYYAQEVIYTTYNITRMNLLMNDVHSVNMFAKCGDTLKEDWPFVYEEQKYKSKRTDAVVSNPPYSLAWNTENKENDPRFRYGLAPKSKSELAFLLHSLYHLEDHGILTIVLPHGVLFRGGSELQIRQNLISHDHIDAIIGLPSNIFFGTGIPTIIMVLKRSKTKKEKNNVLFIDASKYFTKEGNKNKLQSSDIVRIYDAFSAREDIPGFARVVSHEEIKANEYNLNIPKYIDLVDNGDNHNLYSSIFSGIPHNDIDKLSDFWSTFPTLKKALLNDNGKNYQLKDHDVEKVISNNEEVKKYLSDFNKSLESLRTYFKKSLIDTDLNVIDLYNVYQQFLDKIQSVLKSYKLLDYYQAFQLFDNEWTIIENDLKVIKSADNKNSFDTIRELKEHDSSTISAKADKKLVSKNTTYGIYQTPVIPFEFVTKLKFNNQLEALEINSNKVEEINARLEELLNEVAGYESDVVNNFYKKEENKLNFDEIKKQLKNLSVVAKSQPESVEALLVEALSIDKEKRALNSAIRKAKLQLEKNTIQAYSKLTDEEAKTLLCLKWIDPLISAISKSTKYKIENLASELNRLDKKYIDKLSDLEVQIIQTQNSLIELINELEGPDLDMEGLNELKKILGNK; this comes from the coding sequence ATGACAAAACAAGAGTTAGCGCGCGAAATATGAGCAATGGCAAATGAGATGAGGGGGAATATTGAAGCCAACGATTATAAGGACTATATCTTAGGCTTTCTATTTTATAAGTACTTGTCTGATAAACAAGATGAATATTTTGCTAGTAAAAACGTAGTAAAGGACGAAGATAAAAAACAATATTTAGTTGCACTTGCTGAGGCTGAGAAAAAAGGGATCGCTTCAATCATTCATAAATGCAAAAAGGATCTTGGCTATTACATAGCTTATGAAAACTTGTTTTCAACTTGGATCAAGAATTACAACCCTGGTGATGATCTATCTGATAAAGTATCAACTGCTTTAAATAGTTTTGAAAGATCGATCTTAGAAAAATACGAAGAAAGCTTTAAAGATATTTTTAAAGATCTCCAAGTTGGAATTCAAAAACTAGGTAATACTGCTTATGAACGATCTGAAGCGATTTGAAATATCTGCAATCTAATCAATAAGATTCCGATCACTTCAAAGCAGGACTATGATATTCTTGGTTTTGTTTATGAATATTTAATCTCTATGTTTGCTGCTAATGCCGGTAAAAAGGCTGGTGAATTCTATACCCCTCATGAAGTTTCTCAACTGATGTCAGTAATTGCAGCTAACCACTTAAAAGGTCTAAAAAATGTAAGTATTTATGACCCTACTTCAGGTTCAGGTTCATTATTGATCACTTTAGGAAGAGAGCTTAAAAAGATTGATAAGAATGTAAAGATCCAATATTATGCTCAAGAAGTAATCTATACAACTTATAACATTACTAGAATGAACTTATTAATGAATGACGTTCATTCAGTTAATATGTTTGCAAAATGTGGCGACACATTAAAAGAGGACTGACCATTTGTATATGAAGAGCAAAAATACAAGAGTAAAAGAACTGATGCGGTTGTATCTAACCCACCTTACTCATTAGCTTGAAATACCGAAAATAAGGAAAATGATCCAAGATTTAGATATGGTTTAGCTCCTAAGAGTAAATCTGAACTAGCTTTCTTATTACACTCACTATATCACTTAGAAGATCATGGGATCTTAACGATCGTATTACCACATGGTGTGTTGTTTAGAGGTGGTAGTGAATTACAGATTAGACAAAACCTCATCAGTCATGATCATATTGATGCGATTATTGGTCTACCAAGTAATATCTTCTTTGGTACTGGAATTCCAACAATCATTATGGTACTAAAGAGAAGCAAAACCAAAAAAGAAAAAAATAATGTGTTATTTATTGATGCTTCAAAATACTTTACTAAAGAAGGTAATAAAAATAAATTACAAAGTTCAGACATCGTGCGCATTTATGATGCGTTTAGTGCTAGAGAAGATATCCCTGGCTTTGCTAGAGTTGTAAGCCATGAAGAGATCAAAGCTAATGAATATAACTTAAATATTCCTAAATACATTGATCTCGTTGATAATGGCGATAACCACAATCTATACTCATCAATCTTTAGTGGAATCCCGCATAATGATATTGATAAATTAAGTGATTTCTGATCAACTTTCCCAACGCTTAAAAAAGCGTTACTAAATGATAATGGTAAGAATTACCAACTTAAAGATCATGATGTTGAAAAAGTAATTTCAAATAATGAAGAAGTTAAGAAATACTTATCAGATTTTAATAAGAGTCTTGAATCATTAAGAACTTACTTTAAGAAATCGTTGATTGATACCGATCTTAATGTTATTGATTTATACAATGTTTACCAACAATTCTTAGATAAGATTCAATCTGTGCTTAAATCTTATAAATTACTTGATTATTACCAAGCATTCCAGTTGTTTGATAATGAATGGACAATTATTGAAAATGATCTTAAAGTGATAAAATCAGCTGATAATAAAAATAGTTTTGACACAATCAGAGAACTTAAAGAACATGATAGTTCAACAATTAGTGCTAAAGCTGATAAGAAGCTAGTTAGCAAAAATACTACTTATGGGATTTATCAAACCCCCGTTATTCCGTTTGAATTTGTAACTAAACTTAAGTTTAATAATCAACTTGAAGCGCTTGAAATTAATAGTAACAAAGTTGAAGAGATTAATGCTCGTCTTGAAGAGTTATTAAATGAAGTGGCTGGTTATGAAAGTGATGTGGTTAATAACTTCTACAAAAAAGAAGAGAACAAACTAAACTTCGATGAGATCAAAAAACAGTTAAAGAATTTAAGTGTTGTTGCTAAATCTCAACCAGAAAGTGTTGAAGCTTTATTAGTTGAAGCACTATCAATCGATAAAGAAAAGAGAGCATTAAATAGTGCAATAAGAAAAGCTAAACTGCAACTAGAAAAAAATACGATCCAAGCTTATAGTAAGTTAACTGATGAAGAAGCTAAAACTTTACTATGCTTAAAATGAATTGACCCATTAATTAGTGCGATCTCAAAATCAACTAAATATAAGATTGAAAACTTAGCTAGTGAACTAAACCGACTAGATAAGAAATACATTGACAAGTTATCAGATTTAGAAGTTCAAATTATCCAAACTCAAAACTCATTAATTGAATTAATTAACGAACTAGAAGGGCCTGATCTAGATATGGAAGGTTTAAATGAACTTAAGAAAATCCTAGGTAATAAATAA
- a CDS encoding restriction endonuclease subunit S, translating to MKKSAKKPVIRFSGFTNEWEEQKIANLFEITRGYVLAVNKTTKEKTNKNRYPVYSSQTLNNGLLGYYHEYLYEDTITWTTDGNAGTVNFRSGKFYCTNVCGVLLSKKVKADKMIAEALNNVSKSYVSYVGIPKLMNNVMAGVEIMIPNKWGRTRKNIKYFCNFRSSSNTS from the coding sequence ATGAAAAAAAGTGCAAAGAAACCAGTAATTCGTTTTTCTGGATTTACTAACGAATGGGAAGAACAAAAGATTGCAAATCTTTTTGAAATTACTAGAGGCTATGTGCTGGCAGTAAATAAAACTACTAAAGAAAAAACCAACAAAAATCGTTATCCTGTTTATTCATCACAAACATTGAACAACGGTTTATTAGGTTACTATCATGAATATCTTTATGAAGACACGATTACCTGAACAACTGATGGTAATGCTGGTACAGTGAATTTTAGAAGCGGAAAGTTTTATTGCACAAACGTTTGTGGGGTTCTGCTTTCTAAAAAAGTTAAAGCTGATAAGATGATCGCTGAAGCTTTAAATAATGTTTCAAAAAGCTATGTTTCCTATGTAGGTATTCCAAAGCTTATGAACAATGTGATGGCTGGAGTTGAAATCATGATACCTAACAAATGAGGAAGAACGAGAAAAAATATCAAATATTTTTGCAACTTTAGATCATCTAGTAACACTTCATAA
- a CDS encoding restriction endonuclease subunit S domain-containing protein, translating to MKKCSQKNNADKPQIRFKGYTYAWEQVKLKTLADFLRGNGLNWDAISQNGKQDCILYGHLYTDYGMIIDKVLYRTNEKLKNPFFSKFGDVLIPGSDTTPNGLARATSIEKDDVLIGGDVNIIRPRKSIIWKLSFTLLKFLQKQTYSNNKRKYC from the coding sequence TTGAAAAAATGTTCCCAAAAAAATAATGCTGACAAACCTCAAATTCGATTCAAAGGTTATACTTACGCTTGGGAACAAGTCAAACTTAAAACACTAGCTGATTTTTTAAGAGGGAATGGGTTAAATTGAGATGCAATCAGTCAGAACGGAAAACAGGATTGCATACTATATGGACATCTTTATACCGATTACGGAATGATTATTGATAAAGTCCTTTATAGAACTAATGAGAAATTAAAAAATCCATTCTTTAGTAAATTTGGTGATGTTTTAATTCCTGGTTCCGACACTACTCCCAACGGTTTAGCTAGAGCTACAAGCATTGAAAAAGACGATGTATTAATTGGCGGAGATGTAAATATTATTAGGCCTAGAAAAAGTATAATATGGAAGTTATCTTTCACTTTGCTTAAATTCTTGCAGAAACAAACTTATTCAAATAATAAAAGGAAGTACTGTTAG
- a CDS encoding restriction endonuclease subunit S domain-containing protein: protein MKGSTVRHIHNSDIKEIKVHVSIHEKEQALLVSFFKNIDNLLALHQRKCQKLQNVKEAILEKMFC, encoded by the coding sequence ATAAAAGGAAGTACTGTTAGACACATACACAATTCTGACATTAAAGAGATAAAAGTTCATGTATCGATTCATGAAAAAGAGCAAGCGTTATTAGTTTCCTTTTTCAAAAATATTGACAATCTCCTTGCTCTTCATCAGCGCAAGTGTCAAAAGCTACAAAATGTTAAAGAAGCTATACTAGAAAAAATGTTCTGTTAG
- a CDS encoding type I restriction endonuclease subunit R — MSKYINEGEHEFENLLVKELTEEYGWKLGNFKLDEKDAIIKHPDEKKLINNWRDILNKLNKGQDRLNGRDLDDDEMNKIYNEFKSRTPYEINLLFNGGSINITRTDGSNVSLILFHKNDIGGGSTVYQIVRQPQFKGHNGDRGDLQLLINGIPLIHIELKDVRRGENENDKLSKAFYQIKNYYENDNFNGLFKCIQIFVTMTPNKTRYFANPGSARNFEKKFWFKWTDAQNKEITDWKEIAKEFLSIPIAHNLIAHYTIPDKGSESLKIVRPYQYHAIKKVLDKVIRVKKNGLWDKKLEDDFKSEKSCHVWHTTGSGKTLTSYKLAELIYQWNKDGSLADKVVFVADRIELVKQTLIEYKSFSPTTKTVQGTYNTDDLFKKLISSSRELIVTSIYKLSKLSDLNEFQLPKKILDKRIVFVVDECHRSTFDKMFKQIRQVFNKAIFIGFTGTPILNENKKNDLTTYQIFGEEIHNYKISNAIADESVLKIDTYSVYTINYEDIISKIKRFDPNYQFPDEKKERYEKVEKFLVSNKDESPFDHQHRKVVVSDIRENWKSRSDERKFHAILTVPDIDQAIEYYKLFIQENNDDLNLNVTAIFDPNFDTTEEDDKYDYHGNKIAYESKVKNKEDAIKLILANYHKMFSSCDEIFRYLQHEGECSLDEWDKFKEDVQLRLAHKDRYKYLTNDDSKIDLVIVVNQLLTGYDSKYINTLYLDRRFSSPEQYVQAISRTNRVLNDQKQMGQVVYYRLCQSVKEDIEKAFDIYSNENIAQKIFISDIENNIAQMNEIFSEIKKVFESTNIKNFSSAPQNKSGKRKFVNEFNKLAKLYRIISLQLFNWDTWKNKDKKQLDFDQEQYLTLEQRYKEIADEVINDPDEFYVPIELSLVYKGSSSRETTINLKFLFDNKNTLTKQDAYNMLSENITRLSIEDQEIAKVVFNKNWDDANNNLLIENTVDFWSKFEAEKNARNDAYLVQQAKSLGCSYEALKALVDKYKFIATEDINVNNNMEIEAFIKTYVNTYMQIHNILQVFAEAEMNAKILDIIARVNKKEF, encoded by the coding sequence ATGTCTAAATATATTAATGAAGGAGAACACGAATTCGAGAACCTGTTAGTTAAGGAACTAACAGAAGAATATGGCTGAAAACTTGGTAATTTTAAGCTAGATGAGAAAGATGCCATCATCAAGCACCCTGACGAGAAAAAATTAATTAATAATTGAAGAGATATCTTAAACAAATTAAACAAAGGCCAGGATCGTTTAAATGGTAGAGATCTTGATGATGACGAAATGAATAAGATCTATAACGAGTTCAAATCTAGAACACCTTATGAGATTAATCTTTTATTCAACGGTGGATCAATCAACATCACCCGTACAGATGGTAGTAATGTTTCTTTAATTCTTTTTCATAAGAATGATATTGGTGGTGGTTCAACAGTTTATCAGATCGTTAGACAACCACAATTCAAAGGCCATAATGGTGATCGTGGTGATCTTCAACTATTAATCAATGGTATCCCATTAATACATATCGAACTTAAAGATGTTAGACGTGGTGAAAACGAAAATGATAAACTAAGCAAAGCTTTTTACCAAATTAAGAATTATTATGAGAATGATAACTTTAATGGGTTGTTTAAATGTATTCAGATCTTTGTTACGATGACTCCTAACAAAACAAGGTATTTTGCCAACCCAGGATCTGCTAGAAATTTCGAGAAGAAATTTTGGTTTAAATGAACTGATGCTCAAAATAAAGAGATCACTGATTGAAAAGAAATCGCTAAAGAATTCTTATCAATTCCAATTGCTCATAATCTAATCGCTCATTACACGATTCCAGATAAGGGTTCTGAAAGCCTTAAGATCGTTAGACCCTATCAATACCACGCAATTAAAAAAGTTTTAGATAAAGTTATCCGTGTTAAGAAGAACGGTTTATGAGATAAAAAACTTGAAGATGACTTTAAAAGTGAAAAGAGTTGTCATGTTTGACACACAACTGGGTCTGGTAAAACCTTAACCTCATATAAATTAGCCGAACTTATATATCAATGAAACAAGGATGGATCATTAGCTGATAAGGTGGTTTTTGTAGCTGATCGGATTGAATTAGTCAAACAAACTTTGATTGAATATAAAAGTTTTAGTCCAACTACAAAAACTGTTCAAGGAACATATAATACAGATGACTTATTTAAGAAATTAATTAGTTCATCAAGAGAATTAATCGTTACATCAATTTATAAGTTAAGTAAGTTAAGTGATCTAAATGAGTTCCAACTACCCAAAAAGATCCTAGATAAAAGAATCGTTTTTGTTGTTGACGAATGTCACCGCTCAACATTTGATAAAATGTTTAAACAAATTCGTCAAGTGTTTAATAAAGCGATCTTTATTGGTTTTACTGGAACACCAATTCTTAATGAAAACAAAAAGAATGATCTTACAACTTATCAAATCTTTGGTGAAGAGATTCATAACTACAAGATTAGTAATGCGATCGCTGATGAAAGCGTTCTTAAGATTGATACATATTCAGTTTATACGATAAATTATGAAGATATCATTAGTAAGATCAAAAGATTTGATCCTAATTACCAATTTCCTGATGAGAAGAAAGAAAGATATGAAAAAGTTGAAAAGTTTCTAGTCTCAAACAAGGATGAAAGCCCGTTTGATCATCAACACCGCAAGGTAGTTGTTAGTGATATTAGAGAAAATTGGAAAAGCCGTAGTGATGAAAGAAAGTTTCACGCTATCTTAACTGTCCCTGATATTGATCAAGCAATTGAATACTATAAGTTATTCATTCAAGAAAATAATGATGATTTAAACTTAAATGTAACAGCAATCTTTGATCCTAACTTTGATACTACTGAAGAAGATGATAAGTATGATTATCATGGAAATAAGATCGCTTATGAATCAAAAGTAAAGAACAAAGAAGATGCGATAAAACTAATCTTAGCCAACTATCACAAGATGTTTTCATCTTGTGATGAGATCTTTAGATATCTCCAACATGAAGGTGAATGTAGTCTTGATGAATGAGATAAATTTAAAGAAGATGTACAATTAAGATTAGCGCATAAAGATCGCTATAAATATTTAACTAACGATGATAGTAAGATCGATCTTGTGATTGTGGTTAATCAGTTGTTAACTGGTTATGACTCAAAATACATTAACACCTTATATTTAGATCGCAGGTTTAGTTCACCTGAACAATATGTTCAAGCAATCTCACGCACCAACCGTGTGTTAAACGATCAGAAACAAATGGGTCAAGTGGTTTATTATCGTTTATGTCAAAGCGTTAAAGAAGATATTGAAAAAGCCTTTGATATCTATTCAAATGAAAATATTGCCCAAAAGATCTTTATTAGTGATATTGAGAATAATATTGCCCAGATGAATGAGATCTTTAGTGAAATTAAAAAAGTCTTTGAATCAACAAATATAAAAAACTTTAGTAGTGCTCCCCAAAATAAATCAGGAAAGAGAAAATTTGTTAATGAATTTAACAAACTAGCTAAACTGTATCGAATTATTAGCTTACAACTATTCAATTGGGACACTTGAAAAAACAAAGATAAAAAACAATTAGACTTTGATCAAGAACAATACCTAACTCTAGAACAAAGATATAAAGAGATTGCTGATGAAGTAATTAATGATCCTGATGAGTTTTATGTGCCAATTGAATTATCATTGGTTTATAAAGGATCTTCAAGTCGTGAAACAACGATTAATCTGAAATTCTTATTTGATAATAAAAATACCTTAACCAAACAAGATGCTTATAATATGCTAAGTGAGAATATCACTAGATTAAGCATTGAAGATCAAGAGATTGCTAAAGTAGTTTTTAATAAAAACTGGGATGATGCTAATAATAACTTATTAATTGAAAATACCGTTGATTTTTGATCTAAGTTTGAAGCTGAGAAAAATGCCAGAAACGATGCATATTTAGTACAACAAGCAAAATCTCTGGGTTGTAGTTATGAGGCATTAAAAGCACTAGTTGATAAGTATAAATTTATTGCTACTGAAGATATCAATGTCAATAATAATATGGAGATCGAAGCATTCATAAAAACTTATGTTAATACATACATGCAAATTCACAATATCTTACAAGTATTTGCTGAAGCTGAAATGAATGCTAAGATCTTAGATATTATTGCTAGGGTTAATAAAAAAGAGTTCTAA